TGGATTTGCATACGCATTTCATTGATTAACATGAACgaaacaacaacaatatcaCACGGCTAATTCAATTAATAGTTTCTTGAACATATCACTAAGATCCATTGCAAACAGAAATGCAATTACAAACCATATAGAGTAACCTAGAACAGACCCTACGACCCACTACCATAGGAACAATCAAGCCGATTTACAACTCTCagaaaacctaaataaaacCATCTCAGCCGCCGAAACCATACAAAGTCCTTCCCTGCCTCTTGAGGGCATAAACGACATCCATGGCGGTGACCGTCTTCCTCCGGGCGTGCTCAGTGTACGTGACGGCATCACGGATAACGTTCTCGAGAAAAATCTTCAGGACGCCACGCGTCTCCTCGTAGATAAGGCCGCTAATCCTCTTGACACCGCCTCTTCTGGCCAGACGCCTAATCGCAGGCTTCGTAATGCCCTGGATGTTATCCCTGAGAACCTTCCTGTGCCTCTTCGCTCCACCTTTGCCCAACCCCTTGCCTCCCTTTCCACGACCCGACATTTTAAACAGAGAGATCTAGGGTTTTGAATTTGGGGATTTTGTGTCTCCTGATGAAAATGCAATGTCGGATTCCTGAGGGCCGGTGGATTTATTATATAGCCGATAAGGTCTGTGTTTCCTGTATAAGATGGACGCTTGTAACCGTTGGATTTATGAGTTATCGACGGTTGAAATGGCGATCCGCGTCATTTGCCTTAGAGTTGTTTAAACCGTCGATAGTGTTTCAATCGACGGCTGATTGTTGTCAGAGGTTCTTTTTGCGGATTGTGTTTTCTCTCGCATCGCTGATGTGGAGCCTGGAGCGTCTTTAATGAGTGCTTGTGGAGGGGTTTGGTTGGTTTTTGTGTTTCTCGTCCTTTGATACGGAAGACTGGAACTGTGGACCGTTGGATTAAGGTCTTATCGACGGCAGAGGATGTCGATCCGCGTGTACTGGCTTAGTTGGTGTTTACCGTCGATAGCGTTGGAATCGAGGGATGAGATTTCCCAGTGTGTGTCTCATGCGGATTTGTGCTTTTTATTTGATCGCTGATGTGGTGGGAAATGTGAACCTGAGAAGGAAGGAATTGGCTTCGAAATCTtaccttttaaaaataaaaaataaaaaaccaactggaactattttatttaaatgactATAATAACACATGTTTGTTGGAAGCCATATATAAGAAAGGCCTAATTAGTGATAATCATATGCGTTCTTTGAAGTCTAAAATCGTACTTAAAGCGCTACAAATTCGTTTCGAAAATTGTATATGATTCCCTAacaattttctattattttttaaaataacataatcCGATGATcccaaatttattttctaatttttcttttttaaaaaaattgggttgaaataatttctttcaatttaatctataaaattgttATACGTCTTTTAAGTATGTgacaaatacatcatttttaaataattctagtaaaatatatatatatatatgtttttcacatgttaaactcaatttagaagaaatttaagaATAAACAGTATTTCCCTTTTGGCATTTCTATTTGTTTTACAATGccattttagattttattttttttatttttttaatcatggaGATATTAAGTTATTAAGCACCAACACTTTCTTAGAAAACACTTCAAAAAATCAACAGTATTTCCCTTAACATTCATTCTCAATGCAACTATTCTTAAGTTGTATAATTGGATTATCGTATCTTTTATGTGATGGACATGAATCTACATTCTAAGAATTTTGCATTGCGATTTTGTTTCAAGTTTAAATTTTCTCTTAGCAATTTACCACCTCGAGGCTCCCCTATTGTTTCAAAGTTCTTCAAGGACCCACAATGGCCATGGCTCCTCCCCTTCCTTCGAAAACTGCTATAGTTACAGTAAATGTgccaaaaaaattatgtttggcCCCTAGCAAAAAAATAACTTCAGTCCTTAGCCctataaataactaaaaaaaaatatgaagaatcCATGTGATCAGTTCCATGTCTCCGCCCAAAGAACGCCATACAATTTTCCTCAACCTAAATGATCTAAGAGTTTACTTTTTTGGTGAGGTTGAATCCATATAAAGCATGATTATGTTGACgatatgtttatattttgttaacaaTGACTagaaagtaattttattttatattcattaatttaatcttcaattttaatatatttttaatttatgtaagcctagcattcctcatGGTTAAAACTTGAAAGTGACCATACAAAGTGTGCCTAAAGTGCTGATGCGATGTGTGCGCAATCGAAGTTACGCACTCAGGGACGGAACCAAAAACTTTTATCGAGGGCCAaagcataaattacaaatatattaagattgaagattaaattaatgaataaaaagtaaaattactaTCAAGGAatgctaagcttacaaacaaattttacaaaaaaaaacttttacaaactgatgtaaCACAACATAATTGgatatgaaataaattcaaatttcgagaaacccaatcatattgtgccacaccaatttgtaaaagtttttttttataaaatttgtttataagcctagcattttcctCCAACCATTGCAGTATGCAGATATACACTTAATGAGTTAATTCCACCAATAGTTTCTCTATAATGGCTTGTAATAAATTTCAAGCAAAAAAATCATCCTCCAAAATGTGCCTGCAATCTTAAAGCTTGCTTCATTAGTGTGACTGTGTGTTGTTGCATATACGAACCAGGAATAACATGTAATGCACATTTGAGAATAGGCAGGCTTTCAATAGAATAGATTGCTATACATAGGAGTAAGTCATTATAGGTTCACATACACTTGGTGTCTTGGCTAAATCAACTGCTATGGAGTAGATGCCATGATGTTCAAATTCCCATCATTTGacgaaaaaaggaaaatgttaaactttataaaaaaataaaaaataaaaaagcaaaataccCAAGAAAGTCCACTCCTCTAATTCTATACATCTTGCTCCACTTGAATTGATTTCCAAAACCTGCATAACATCAAACAACTGTTTTAGAACAAAGATAATCAAGTACCTGAATAAACTGCACTATTTCTTGCATGTTCCGCTATAACCATACAAGCAATTCTTTGATATTGGCAGTGACTTATGCTAGACACCAAACATGTGTCTGTGAATGTCACTTTATATGATGATAATGGTAACGACTATAAAAATCTTTTCTAGATGTACATTTGGTACTATGCCTACAGCAGGTAAAGTTTTCTAAGGAACCATGCCATGTCAAAGAAACAAGTTTTGTAGGCAGATTCTACCCAATTACGCATTTCTCCCTGCATTTAACCTGGTGAAAACCAAAAGCTATCAGAATTTATTTGCATGTTCTGTAGGTCTCCCTTGAACAGGTGAGAAAGATACACCCTTGAGTCTATTCTCGGATTTCCAAATAGACCAGAAATTTCAACAAttgtccatttttgtttttcagaaaCAGCCACACAATTCTTCTTCTCAGTTTTCAAAAAACTGTTTTCTAAGAAGCCAAATGCATTTTTAAAGGTGTTGCTAAACAGGGACGTACCTTCTTAATTCCCCTTAAATTCAACAGCAAATGCTAAAGCTTCCAGTAACATTCACTTCTACAGCCTTCGCTTTTTCTGAGGTTCTGATCTACTCCCTAAAAAACACAGTGAGGCAAAACCATCAGCTGCAGGTACATGCAGCTTAAACAGCTGGAAATGGCAACTGGCAGAGTAAAGTTATCAAGAGGGTAGAGGAATACTATATGTATATAGTTATAACTCATTAAGGCAAAACAAGAACCTATGTGTATATAGggctttaaaaggaaaatttcaGGACAGGATGCATATTGCCAAACTAAAATAGTCGGGACAAGAGATTGGGGATACTTGGTGATTATATATGTTCGGAAGCTCATGAACTCCAACAACAGCAAGAGTTTAAGTGTTTTCGGATCAAATAGTATGAGTGAAAGTGGGAATCATTTTCAATCTCACCCCACCCCGCCCCCCTGCCCAAAAAGAAATGTTTAATAGTTAAATAGGCAACAAACCTCTTGACGTTCCTATCACATCCAACTCATCCTTAATTCCAGTGATTTTACGATCCTGAATacacaaataaaagaataagaaagaatGACATGCTCATTTTGAAATAAGGATTTTCTCATGATTGGTAAGAATTAAAGTTTCCGTAAGGATCTAATGACTGACATGATAAAGCAACACAGTGGGAGCATTTAGAGAGACAGATAGAGAGAATACATGTTTCCTTACTtctatatgaaaaaaataatactgCACATTAACATCTATGCttacaaatataaataacattTAAGTAATGCTATCTATGCTTACACAGCCTCATCCCAAGCCAGACGGATATGTAGATTGCCACTGCTAAAATGTCAGACAATACACAAttcttaaatatataaatattaataatttgatttaattactattttattacTCTCTTACATGTGGACTCAAACTCTCCCTCAACAAGTTATGAAATATTTTGGCTTAAATGAGAGGTAAATTACAAATTTAGGATAACCATTGTTTCAATACCATGTTAGATcatcacttatcttaaaagtttaagttgacaGGGAACGAtgaacttaatcatttaattactaTTCTAACAAAGGTAAAGTTAAAAGACAAAGGAAATTGAGTAGTCAAACATGCGCTCGGAGAGTGCTTTGTCATGCTAGGTACAGCTAGTACATGAAGAGCCAACCATCGCcctataaaaatgttttgacaaTACTAGGTAGCATAGATATAATTATGTGATTGAAGTTATGATGTTTTGAGTTTGAATAGAATTCTGGTCATAATATTGTCTACAGATTCTAGCAAATTTGCCAGATATCAACCAATTACTATGTTACAAGAGTACAAGCATGTGCTATTCACGACTAAGACACCACGCATAAGCCAGAAAAGGTACAAACCGCATCATAAACTGGCAGTTGATTGCGCCAGAATTGCAAGGTCGGCAGAAGTATTCTCCCTGCAACATATGCAAAACAATTAAATCAGGAGAAAGCACAACCAGGGAAAAATGATGTTTAAACAATTTATGGGGAGTTCAgccatttccaaaaaaaaagtgattttgtGTTTGCCATACATATGACTAACGAGGTTGACTTCGTGCTATGATTCGAGTCagtgcaagagagagagagagagagagagagaagcatatTGAGTGCCAGACTTGCCTGACCTAGATCGTCCAAAACTCAAAGATTCTGGagaaacaataaatattttctttctgcTGGTGCTTTGTTCTTTAGCATCGCTTTCACCTTCATCTACTGCATTCTTCAAGTCCTTTGTAGGATTTTTATTAACACGCCCAATGCGAGACCTAGCTGAATTATTTTTCCTTGACTGCATACCACCTTGAGTCATAATGTTTCCACAGTCTAGTGCGTGTTTAGTAGCAGAATTCTGCCCTGGACTATCTCCAACGTGCTCAACATCTTCTTTTCTTATGGTGTTCTCATGCAATGGCTCTTGAACTTCATCAGCAGACGGACTGGAGATATCAATGCCCTCAAATTCAGAGctgttattttgtaaaatattgcTCACATCATCAGATACCAATGGAACAGAATTCATCTTATTTCTTTTACCTTTCGACCCATTGACTGCCCATTTCTCTTCCTTCTGTTTTCTTTGTAAATTCACTGACAATTTTTCCAACATTTGGCCCATAGAATGGTCTGGAAAGTTATCTGATATGTCTATTTTGCCCTTGGATTGATTGGTGGTACCTGATGAACTCTTCAGTTCTGCTCCATCTGGGATTTCAAATGTCTTTGATATAGGACtcaaccttttgtttttatgcTTCACAGAACATCTAGATTCTGGGTCATTCTTCGGATTGCTTTTCAGATTCCGCAATCTGGCATTATGAGAACAACCTTTTGAAGCTTCAATGTCATGCTTATCTTCATGAATAACCTGCTTGTGATTTTTCGGAATTTGTTCTGAAGATGGAGTAACAGTTTTCTCACCAGCAACGACTGCATATTCCCAGAAGATGGAGAGACaataaaaaatgtttcaaaagtCAAAGTTAAGAATTTCACAGAATTATCGGGTATTGATCAATTTTAATAACTAAATATGATCGAAACAAACTGGCGTGGAATATATTACTTTCTGGATGAGCAGCAAACTCCTCTGAATCAGGTATACTCCCTGAAAGAACATCAGTGGAAGAATCTCCTTCCAAGAACTTTGCAGCACATTCTTCCCAGTCAGGAGGAAAGCCAAACACGAAACGACTAAAAACCTGTTTGGAATGAAAGGATGTAAGCTTCAATTAGTTGCAGGGTCAGCTTTATGACAGGAGCATGCTTGTTAATTTAGCAAATGGAATGCCATTTGCAACCCTACAATGGATTGACATGTCTTCAGTCAATGACAATACTAACTTTTAGAGAATGTTAAATGGACAAGCAGAGCTACGACTTGATATGTCAATG
Above is a genomic segment from Corylus avellana chromosome ca9, CavTom2PMs-1.0 containing:
- the LOC132191361 gene encoding kinetochore-associated protein KNL-2 homolog isoform X1 is translated as MASTSGFNQTDTNDGSSSYFQKTVCLHDWWLIKAGKDFEGKRLAVAGFTSREQQAVRVFSTAPIVNRYDVFTLETADGICVLLKGFINKLRTNDNGFPSTVFSRFVFGFPPDWEECAAKFLEGDSSTDVLSGSIPDSEEFAAHPEIVAGEKTVTPSSEQIPKNHKQVIHEDKHDIEASKGCSHNARLRNLKSNPKNDPESRCSVKHKNKRLSPISKTFEIPDGAELKSSSGTTNQSKGKIDISDNFPDHSMGQMLEKLSVNLQRKQKEEKWAVNGSKGKRNKMNSVPLVSDDVSNILQNNSSEFEGIDISSPSADEVQEPLHENTIRKEDVEHVGDSPGQNSATKHALDCGNIMTQGGMQSRKNNSARSRIGRVNKNPTKDLKNAVDEGESDAKEQSTSRKKIFIVSPESLSFGRSRSGRILLPTLQFWRNQLPVYDADRKITGIKDELDVIGTSRGSRSEPQKKRRL
- the LOC132191361 gene encoding kinetochore-associated protein KNL-2 homolog isoform X2, whose translation is MASTSGFNQTDTNDGSSSYFQKTVCLHDWWLIKAGKDFEGKRLAVAGFTSREQQAVRVFSTAPIVNRYDVFTLETADGICVLLKGFINKLRTNDNGFPSTVFSRFVFGFPPDWEECAAKFLEGDSSTDVLSGSIPDSEEFAAHPEIVAGEKTVTPSSEQIPKNHKQVIHEDKHDIEASKGCSHNARLRNLKSNPKNDPESRCSVKHKNKRLSPISKTFEIPDGAELKSSSGTTNQSKGKIDISDNFPDHSMGQMLEKLSVNLQRKQKEEKWAVNGSKGKRNKMNSVPLVSDDVSNILQNNSSEFEGIDISSPSADEVQEPLHENTIRKEDVEHVGDSPGQNSATKHALDCGNIMTQGGMQSRKNNSARSRIGRVNKNPTKDLKNAVDEGESDAKEQSTSRKKIFIVSPESLSFGRSRENTSADLAILAQSTASL